In one Bombus fervidus isolate BK054 chromosome 16, iyBomFerv1, whole genome shotgun sequence genomic region, the following are encoded:
- the Rpii215 gene encoding RNA polymerase II subunit RpII215 gives MATSDSKAPLRTVKRVQFGILSPDEIRRMSVTDGGIRFPETMEGGRPKLGGLMDPRQGVIDRNSRCQTCAGNMTECPGHFGHIDLAKPVFHVGFITKTIKILRCVCFYCSKLLVSPHNPKIKEIVMKTKGQPRKRLTFVYDLCKSKNICEGGDEMDINKENQEQQSAERKPGHGGCGRYQPNLRRSGLDVTAEWTHVNEDSQEKKMALTAERAWEILKHITDEESFILGMDPKFARPDWMVVTVLPVPPLSVRPAVIMYGSAKNQDDLTHKLADIIKANNELIRNEQAGAAAHVISENIKMLQFHVATLVDNDMPGMPRAMQKSGKPLKAIKARLKGKEGRIRGNLMGKRVDFSARTVITPDPNLRIDQVGVPRSIAQNLTFPEIVTPFNIDKMQELVRRGNSQYPGAKYIVRDNGERIDLRFHPKPSDLHLQCGYRVERHIRDGDLVIFNRQPTLHKMSMMGHRVKVLPWSTFRMNLSCTSPYNADFDGDEMNLHVPQSMETRAEVENIHVTPRQIITPQANKPVMGIVQDTLTAVRKMTKRDVFIEKEQMMNILMFLPSWNGKMPQPCILKPKPLWTGKQIFSLIIPGNVNMIRTHSTHPDEEDDGPYKWISPGDTKVMVEHGELVMGILCKKTLGTSAGSLLHICMLELGHEVCGRFYGNIQTVINNWLLLEGHSIGIGDTIADPQTYLEIQKAIRKAKEDVIEVIQKAHNMELEPTPGNTLRQTFENQVNRILNDARDKTGGSAKKSLTEYNNLKAMVVSGSKGSNINISQVIACVGQQNVEGKRIPFGFRKRTLPHFIKDDYGPESRGFVENSYLAGLTPSEFYFHAMGGREGLIDTAVKTAETGYIQRRLIKAMESVMVHYDGTVRNSVGQLIQLRYGEDGLCGETVEFQNLPTIKLSNKAFEKKFKFDPTNERYLRRIFNEDIVREMMGSGEVISELEREWEQLNKDRAILREIFPSGESKVVLPCNLQRMIWNVQKIFHINKRAPTDLSPMRVIQGVKDLLDKCIIVAGDDRLSKQANENATLLFQCLVRSTLCTKCVSEEFRLSSEAFEWLIGEIETRFQQAQVSPGEMVGALAAQSLGEPATQMTLNTFHFAGVSSKNVTLGVPRLKEIINISKKPKAPSLTVFLTGAAARDAEKAKNVLCRLEHTTLRKVTANTAIYYDPDPQNTVIAEDQEFVNVYYEMPDFDPNKISPWLLRIELDRKRMTDKKLTMEQIAEKINAGFGDDLNCIFNDDNAEKLVLRIRIMNSDDNKFQDSEEETVDKMEDDMFLRCIEANMLSDMTLQGIEAIGKVYMHLPQTDAKKRIVITETGEFKAIAEWLLETDGTSLMKVLSERDVDPVRTFSNDICEIFEVLGIEAVRKSVEKEMNAVLQFYGLYVNYRHLALLCDVMTAKGHLMAITRHGINRQDTGALMRCSFEETVDVLLDAASHAEVDPMRGVSENIIMGQLPRIGTGCFDLLLDAEKCKAGIEIPMAVGAGVMGTAGMFFGSVATPSMSPQMTPWMGATPGYGASSMSPALGSGMTPGGACFSPSGASDASGLSPAYSAYSPQPGSPGSPGPSMSPYPMSPAGGASPSYSPTSPAYLPTSPSITPSSPNYSPTSPTYSPTSPNYSPTSPSYSPTSPSYSPTSPSYSPTSPNYSPSPGYSPTSPSYSPTSPSYSPTSPSYSPTSSSYSPTSPSYSPTSPSYSPTSPSYSPSPSYSPTSPSYSSTSPSYSPTSPSYSPSSPNYTPASPSYSPTSPSYSPSSPQYSSASPSYSPSSPKYSPTSPSYSPTSPSFAGTSPQYTPASPTYSPTSPTYSPTSPSYSPSSPQHTASGSTRYSPSSPNYSPTSPTYSPTSPQYSPSSTKYSPTSPTYTPTSPSYSPTSPTYSPPVPGYSPTSPTYSPASPAYETDD, from the exons ATGGCAACCTCCGACTCTAAAGCGCCTCTGCGAACCGTAAAAAGAGTACAATTCGGCATTCTTTCACCGGATGAAATA CGTCGGATGTCAGTCACGGATGGCGGCATTCGATTTCCAGAAACTATGGAAGGTGGTCGCCCAAAGCTTGGTGGACTTATGGATCCTAGACAAGGTGTCATTGATAGAAATTCTAGATGTCAGACATGTGCTGGTAATATGACAGAATGTCCAGGACATTTTGGTCATATAGATTTAGCAAAACCAGTTTTTCATGTTGGCTTTATAACAAagacaataaaaattttgagaTGTGTATGTTTTTATTGTTCAAAACTTCTTGTTAGTCCA CACAATCcaaaaatcaaagaaattgtTATGAAAACTAAAGGACAGCCACGAAAAAGGCTTACTtttgtttatgatttatgtaaaagtaaaaatatttgtgagGGTGGTGATGAGATGGATATTAACAAAGAAAATCAAGAACAACAATCTGCAGAGAGAAAACCTGGGCATGGTGGATGTGGTAGATATCAACCAAATCTCCGGAGATCTGGATTAGATGTTACTGCAGAATGGACACACGTAAATGAAGATTCACAGGAAAAAAAGATGGCACTTACTGCAGAAAGAGCTTGGGAAATTTTAAAGCACATTACAGATGAAGAATCATTTATCCTTGGCATGGATCCGAAATTTGCACGACCAGATTGGATGGTAGTAACTGTTTTGCCTGTTCCACCTTTATCGGTCAGACCAGCAGTTATTATGTATGGTTCTGCCAAGAATCAAGATGACTTAACACATAAGCTTGCCGATATTATAAAAGCAAATAATGAATTAATCAGAAATGAGCAAGCGGGAGCAGCAGCGCACGTGATAtcggaaaatataaaaatgttacaattTCACGTAGCAACATTAGTTGATAACGATATGCCTGGCATGCCACGAGCTATGCAGAAATCAGGCAAACCTTTAAAAGCTATAAAAGCGAGATTGAAAGGAAAGGAAGGGAGAATAAGAGGAAATTTGATGGGTAAACGTGTTGACTTCTCTGCTCGGACTGTTATTACTCCTGATCCAAATTTACGAATTGATCAGGTCGGTGTACCTCGAAGTATTGCTCAGAATTTAACATTCCCCGAAATTGTCACACcttttaatatcgataaaatgcAAGAACTCGTTAGACGTGGAAACTCACAATATCCAGGTGCTAAGTACATCGTCAGAGATAACGGAGAGAGAATCGATTTAAGGTTCCACCCAAAACCATCCGATTTACATTTACAATGCGGGTACAGAGTGGAACGTCATATTCGGGATGGTGACCTAGTAATTTTCAATCGGCAACCAACACTACACAAGATGAGTATGATGGGTCATAGGGTAAAAGTGTTGCCATGGAGTACATTCCGTATGAATCTTAGTTGCACGTCTCCTTATAATGCCGATTTTGACGGCGACGAGATGAATTTACATGTTCCTCAGTCAATGGAGACTCGAGCAGAAGTAGAAAACATTCATGTAACACCGCGTCAAATTATTACTCCCCAAGCTAATAAACCAGTCATGGGTATTGTACAGGACACACTTACTGCTGTAAGAAAAATGACTAAAAGAGACGTTTTCATCGAAAAGGAACAGATGATGAATATCCTTATGTTCTTACCCAGTTGGAATGGCAAAATGCCTCAGCCATGCATATTAAAACCAAAGCCTCTATGGACTGGTAAACAAATCTTTTCCTTGATCATACCAGGCAACGTGAATATGATAAGGACTCACAGTACACATCCAGATGAAGAAGACGATGGCCCATACAAATGGATTTCACCTGGTGATACCAAAGTCATGGTAGAACACGGAGAACTTGTTATGGGTATACTCTGTAAGAAGACCTTGGGTACATCTGCTGGATCTTTGCTTCACATTTGTATGTTGGAATTAGGACACGAGGTTTGCGGACGATTTTACGGAAATATTCAaactgtaattaataattggttACTACTGGAAGGTCACTCGATCGGTATTGGAGACACCATTGCCGATCCACAGACttatttagaaattcaaaaaGCCATTAGAAAAGCTAAAGAGGACGTGATAGAAGTGATTCAAAAAGCTCACAACATGGAATTGGAACCTACTCCTGGTAATACCTTGAGGCAAACTTTCGAAAATCaagtaaatagaattttaaacgaCGCTCGTGATAAGACTGGTGGTTCTGCTAAGAAATCTTTGACTGAATACAACAACCTAAAGGCTATGGTAGTATCAGGATCAAAAGGatctaatattaatatctctCAGGTTATTGCTTGTGTCGGTCAGCAAAACGTAGAAGGAAAACGTATCCCGTTTGGTTTTCGCAAAAGAACATTGCCACATTTTATTAAAGACGATTATGGTCCGGAATCCAGAGGATTCGTTGAAAACTCGTACCTTGCTGGTTTGACGCCATCTGAGTTTTATTTCCACGCTATGGGAGGTCGTGAGGGTCTTATCGATACTGCTGTAAAAACTGCAGAAACTGGTTACATTCAGCGTCGTTTAATAAAAGCTATGGAGTCTGTAATGGTACATTATGACGGTACAGTCAGAAACTCTGTGGGTCAACTTATCCAATTGCGTTATGGCGAGGATGGTCTATGCGGTGAAACCGTCGAATTTCAGAATTTGCCTACTATTAAATTGAGTAACAAAGCATTTGAAAAGAAGTTTAAGTTCGATCCAACCAATGAACGGTATCTTCGTCGTATCTTTAACGAAGATATAGTTAGAGAAATGATGGGATCTGGTGAAGTCATATCCGAACTAGAAAGAGAATGGGAACAATTGAACAAGGATCGTGCTATACTTAGAGAAATTTTCCCTAGTGGAGAATCAAAAGTTGTACTGCCTTGTAATTTACAAAGAATGATTTGGAATGTACaaaagatttttcatataaataagCGTGCACCTACTGATCTTAGTCCTATGAGGGTCATACAGG GTGTAAAGGATCTTTTGGATAAATGTATCATTGTGGCTGGTGATGATAGACTCAGCAAACAGGCTAATGAAAATGCCACATTGCTATTCCAGTGCTTAGTGAGATCTACATTGTGTACAAAATGTGTTTCTGAAGAATTTCGATTATCCAGTGAAGCCTTTGAATGGCTCATTGGAGAAATTGAAACCAGATTCCAACAAGCACAG gTATCACCTGGAGAAATGGTAGGCGCTTTAGCTGCACAGTCACTTGGTGAACCTGCAACCCAGATGACACTGAACACTTTCCATTTTGCTGGTGTATCGTCGAAAAATGTAACCCTTGGTGTACCTAGATTGAAGGAAATTATAAACATCAGTAAGAAACCAAAGGCTCCGTCGTTGACCGTATTTTTGACGGGAGCTGCAGCAAGAGATGCCGAGAAAGCAAAGAATGTACTTTGTCGATTGGAACACACCACACTGAGGAAAGTTACAGCAAATACTGCGATCTATTACGATCCAGATCCACAAAATACCGTAATAGCGGAAGATCAAGAATTCGTCAACGTTTACTATGAAATGCCTGATTTTGATCCGAATAAAATATCACCATGGTTACTTCGAATTGAGTTGGATCGCAAGAGGATGACTGATAAGAAGTTAACTATGGAACAAATTGCAGAAAAAATTAATGCCGGCTTTGGTGACGATTTGAACTGTATTTTTAACGACGATAACGCTGAGAAATTAGTTCTACGAATTAGGATAATGAACAGCGACGATAACAAGTTCCAAGATAGTGAGGAAGAGACGGTAGATAAAATGGAGGATGATATGTTCCTTCGATGTATTGAAGCGAATATGCTTAGCGACATGACATTACAG GGTATCGAAGCAATAGGGAAAGTGTACATGCATTTGCCTCAAACTGATGCTAAGAAACGTATAGTTATTACAGAAACTGGTGAATTCAAAGCAATAGCAGAATGGTTATTGGAAACGGACGGTACGAGTTTGATGAAAGTGTTGAGTGAAAGAGATGTCGATCCAGTTAGAACATTTAGTAACGATATTTGCGAGATATTTGAAGTACTGGGTATAGAGGCTGTGAGGAAATCGGTAGAGAAAGAAATGAATGCTGTTTTGCAATTTTACGGCCTTTATGTAAACTATCGTCATCTTGCTTTACTTTGTGATGTAATGACTGCTAAAGGACACTTGATGGCTATAACTCGTCACGGAATTAACAGACAAGACACAGGTGCTCTTATGAG ATGTTCCTTTGAAGAAACAGTAGACGTTCTATTAGATGCAGCATCTCACGCGGAAGTAGATCCAATGAGAGGAGTATCTGAAAACATTATCATGGGACAACTTCCACGTATAGGAACAg gaTGTTTCGATTTGTTACTGGATGCTGAGAAATGTAAAGCTGGTATTGAAATACCAATGGCAGTGGGTGCTGGTGTAATGGGAACTGCTGGAATGTTCTTCGGTAGTGTTGCTACCCCAAGCATGAGTCCTCAAATGACACCTTGGATGGGCGCCACACCTGGTTATGGCGCTTCAAGTATGTCACCTG CATTGGGTAGTGGCATGACACCAGGAGGAGCATGCTTCTCCCCATCTGGAGCATCAGATGCATCAGGACTATCTCCTGCATACTCTGCGTATTCACCACAACCCGGAAGTCCAGGAAGCCCAGGTCCTAGCATGAGTCCGTACCCAATGTCACCAGCAGGTGGCGCTTCACCAAGTTATTCACCTACCTCTCCCGCCTACTTACCAACATCGCCAAGTATAACACCGTCGAGTCCCAACTATTCGCCTACAAGCCCTACTTATTCACCCACTAGTCCAAATTACTCGCCAACGAGTCCAAGTTATTCACCAACGAGTCCGAGCTATTCACCAACGTCACCAAGTTATTCACCAACAAGTCCAAACTATTCGCCATCACCAGGTTATTCACCTACGAGTCCAAGTTACTCACCAACTAGTCCAAGTTATTCACCAACAAGTCCGAGTTACTCGCCAACAAGTTCAAGTTATTCACCGACGAGTCCAAGTTACTCTCCAACAAGTCCAAGCTATTCACCAACGTCGCCTAGCTACTCACCGAGTCCATCGTACTCGCCAACGTCACCAAGTTATTCATCAACCAGTCCAAGTTACTCACCAACCAGTCCAAGCTATTCACCGAGTTCACCAAATTATACGCCTGCCTCGCCATCTTATTCTCCAACGAGTCCAAGTTATTCGCCAAGTTCTCCACAATATTCATCAGCTAGTCCAAGCTACTCTCCGAGTAGTCCAAAATATTCTCCGACAAGTCCGTCGTATTCGCCTACGTCGCCGTCGTTTGCTGGAACCTCTCCACAGTACACACCAGCAAGTCCGACGTATTCTCCAACGAGTCCAACTTATTCCCCAACGAGCCCATCATACTCACCCAGTTCACCGCAACACACGGCGTCAGGAAGCACGAGATATTCGCCTAGCAGTCCAAATTATTCCCCTACTAGTCCAACATATTCGCCCACGAGTCCTCAATATTCACCGTCGAGTACTAAATACTCGCCTACCAGCCCAACGTATACACCAACCAGTCCAAGTTACTCACCAACAAGTCCAACATATTCGCCACCAGTGCCAGGGTATTCGCCAACGAGTCCCACGTATTCCCCGGCGTCACCAGCCTATGAAACAGACGATTAG
- the Mah gene encoding solute carrier family member mahogany: MLHPSTVLVTAKRKTSSRYICIDVGQCESFLIMNRERQPLLFKDANSDLSLLFATLCVIDIFGVFPIIALPRSIVQCGLYGIPLVFVVLVLQIYTAVLLGKTWIILSTLDPQILKKNRNPLAAVTELTLGPRARTLVTIILDLTVFGCSIPNLLVASQNLQIFGLKISGQRFDLSFCYWLLIVGVLLCPIMWLGSPRDMKILATFSCTTVVLTALLIWWSIVTDDRELDIIPVTTSPSWEKFISGYGMLAFQFDVHPTLMTVQVDMHRPQDINKAVVISFLVSSSLFIVTTILTVWKYGGSTTANILQVIPGNFTVSAAVLFAALQLCLSSALGHSALFQDVEEQCNIKRNFGWKRCAIRSAIVFLGVAVGESVPRFDIVMALIGGSLTGPLVFVLPPLVYSKAIALKAKSMRLLTPEVYSATERRQSSEDMSTDSRIHSRSTYYGVLSVPNTEYHRYSYVYYDGLEDDSDEIMDYDNDAMPSGEINEEFLMTKVIHEGTPVFVNASQPYGVYRIIAAPKELVSKLAICYNHRKWSNWFGYLIIIFGIVVTISSTYMNVKNTIRYVQFTPPCIVNVTKVVQNPT, from the exons ATGTTACATCCTAGTACGGTTCTCGTCACCGCGAAACGGAAAACCAGTTCGCGGTATATATGCATCGATGTTGGACAGTGTGAGTCTTTCCTCATCATGAATCGCGAGAGACAGCCGCTACTTTTCAAAGATGCTAATTCGGATTTGTCGCTTCTGTTTGCCACATTATGTGTTATCGACATTTTTGGCGTTTTTCCGATTATCGCATTACCGCGCTCTATTGTGCAATGCG GATTGTATGGGATTCCTTTGGTCTTTGTCGTATTGGTTTTGCAAATCTATACGGCTGTTCTGCTTGGTAAAACATGGATTATCTTAAGCACTCTAGATCcgcaaattttaaaaaaaaatcg aAATCCTCTTGCGGCCGTAACCGAATTGACCTTGGGTCCTCGTGCGAGAACCTTGGTTACTATAATCCTGGACCTTACAGTTTTTGGTTGTAGTATACCTAACTTATTGGTTG CTTCGCagaatttgcaaattttcggACTAAAAATTTCGGGACAACGATTTGATCTATCTTTCTGCTATTGGCTCCTAATTGTAGGCGTTCTTTTATGTCCAATTATGTGGCTTGGCAGTCCCCGTGATATGAA aatATTGGCTACATTCTCCTGCACAACGGTTGTATTGACGGCGCTATTAATATGGTGGAGTATAGTTACCGATGACCGAGAGCTTGATATTATCCCAGTAACCACATCTCCTAGCTGGGAGAAGTTTATTTCTGg tTATGGAATGTTAGCCTTTCAATTTGATGTACATCCAACATTGATGACTGTACAAGTGGATATGCATCGTCCTCAAGACATCAATAAGGCAGTTGTAATTTCCTTCTTAG TCAGCAgttcattatttattgttactacAATTTTAACCGTTTGGAAATATGGAGGCAGTACAACAGCCAATATTCTGCAAGTAATTCCAGGAAACTTCACAGTGAGTGCTGCTGTTCTTTTTGCAGCTCTTCAGCTATGTCTTTCTAGTGCTCTTGGTCATTCAGCTCTGTTCCAAGATGTAGAAGAacaatgtaatattaaaagaa ATTTTGGATGGAAAAGATGTGCCATAAGATCAGCTATTGTCTTTCTTGGAGTAGCTGTAGGAGAATCTGTACCTAGATTTGATATTGTGATGGCACTGATTGGGGGATCCTTGACTGGTCCATTAGTCTTTGTATTACCACCTTTGGTATATTCAAAAGCAATTGCCTTGAAAGCAAAGTCCATGCGACTTTTAACTCCTGAAGTGTACTCTGCAACTGAGAGACGTCAAAGCAGTGAAGACATGTCAACTGACTCAAGAATTCATTCAAGGTCGACTTATTATGGCGTTCTGAGTGTACCTAACACTGAATATCATCGATATTCATACGTTTATTATGATGGGTTGGAAGATGACTCCGATGAAATTATGGATTATGACAATGATGCTATGCCTTCTGGAGAAATCAATGAGGAATTTTTGATGACAAAAGTAATTCATGAAGGCACACCAGTATTCGTAAACGCCAGTCAACCTTACGGCGTTTACAGAATAATCGCAGCTCCTAAAGAATTGGTTTCTAAATTAGCGATTTGTTACAATCATAGAAAATGGAGCAATTGGTTTGGTTATTTAATCATAATTTTTGGTATTGTC